Proteins from a genomic interval of Stomatohabitans albus:
- the dnaE gene encoding DNA polymerase III subunit alpha → MAADFVHLHVHSEYSMLDGASRVGQLVKHVADQGMPGVALTDHGVMFGIAEFLGAAGKVGINGIAGCELYLAPESRFDRTTTVPGKTGTPYYHLTALAENNVGYKNLMKLSSLAYSEGYWRKPRVDRELLERYREGIIILSGCLGGEVNQMLLNNNAAGAKASMAWYRDVFGDRYYVELQDHGIPEQDETNPQLIAMAKDLQIPLVVTNDSHYTYQSDYETHDGLLCIQTNSLKSETNRFKFHNDQFYVKSAEEMKALFPDLPETWKNTLEINERCSVTLGYGERHLPKFECPDGMSEREFLRHKVTIGALERYGDETGATSYEQLREDVRERLEFELGVIENMGFSAYFLIVSDLIDYARKTGIRVGPGRGSAAGCAVSYCTGITNLDPLAHGLLFERFLNPERVSMPDIDMDFDERRRGDMITYTANKYGADHVAQIVTYQTIKAKQAIKDAARVLGLPYAFGDKLVKMFPTGDINIALNDAIEQSGELKEEEANSPDARRVLGLARGLEGLRRQHSIHAAGVVIADEPITDVVPTLKVKGEGETVTQYDGGQIEALGLLKMDFLGLRNLTVISDAVAHIEATTGQVIDLDELDLKDPKTYALLARGDTDGVFQLESAGYKALCRSMKPDRFGDITALGALYRPGPMSADLHNEYARRKNGLSPVTYAHDDLSEILGESYGLLIYQEQVQLIAQKIAGFSLGQADGIRKAIGKKLLDKMAEIKDSFLEGTVNNGYELSLGERLWNEIEGFAKYAFNKSHSAAYGVVTYQTAWLKANYPVQYMAALLTSVKNNKDKLPAALYSTKTMGIEVLVPDINESLVNFSPVGDGSTKQIRFGLSAVRNVGEHVCEQIIEEREANGPFVDIYDFVSRVDTGVLNKRLVESLARAGAFESLGHPRKGLAMVIDQIVDEALATRKREDQGEYSLFDLFDETAETAEDTHANRVDIPQVEYDRNDKLVAEKEMLGLFVSDHPLKGYERVLEPLSTAPIPQLIDDASHRREHGSNDQANGRNRFQGTEVTIAGLLSGVTKRFTKKGDSYVVAQIEDFAGRLDITFFPQAYNRYADLLHDDAIVVINGRLKDEDPPQVIVDTVTSPDLSAVGAAPLTIRLHPGQCVPELLNRLKEILESSAGATKVSVIIDDQKGRVSNLYLPVQLHIDRSTALVSELKALLGREAVA, encoded by the coding sequence ATGGCTGCTGATTTTGTTCACCTCCATGTTCACAGTGAATACTCAATGCTTGATGGCGCAAGCCGGGTAGGTCAGCTTGTCAAGCATGTTGCTGACCAGGGGATGCCTGGGGTAGCCCTCACTGACCACGGCGTGATGTTCGGCATCGCTGAGTTCTTGGGTGCCGCGGGCAAGGTTGGAATTAATGGGATAGCAGGGTGTGAGCTTTATCTTGCACCTGAAAGCCGTTTTGACCGCACCACAACGGTGCCAGGGAAGACAGGGACCCCGTATTACCATCTGACGGCCCTCGCTGAGAATAACGTCGGCTATAAGAACTTGATGAAGTTATCCTCCCTGGCTTATAGCGAAGGGTATTGGCGTAAACCAAGGGTTGACCGCGAATTACTGGAACGCTATCGAGAAGGCATCATCATTTTGAGTGGGTGTCTGGGCGGTGAAGTGAACCAGATGCTGTTGAATAACAATGCGGCGGGCGCGAAAGCGTCTATGGCCTGGTACCGTGACGTGTTTGGCGACCGCTACTACGTAGAGCTTCAAGATCACGGCATACCAGAGCAAGACGAAACGAATCCACAGCTCATCGCGATGGCTAAGGATCTCCAGATTCCCCTTGTCGTTACGAACGATAGCCACTACACCTATCAGAGTGACTATGAAACGCATGACGGATTGTTGTGCATCCAAACCAACTCACTCAAGAGCGAGACGAATCGCTTTAAGTTTCATAACGATCAGTTCTATGTCAAGAGTGCTGAAGAGATGAAAGCACTATTCCCTGACTTACCGGAGACATGGAAGAATACGCTCGAAATCAATGAACGCTGTTCGGTGACTCTTGGCTATGGTGAACGGCACTTGCCAAAGTTTGAGTGTCCTGATGGGATGAGTGAGCGTGAGTTTCTTCGCCATAAAGTCACTATTGGTGCCCTTGAACGCTATGGCGATGAAACGGGCGCCACATCCTATGAACAGCTCAGGGAAGATGTACGCGAACGGCTCGAATTTGAGCTAGGGGTTATTGAGAATATGGGCTTTTCTGCCTACTTCTTGATTGTGAGTGACCTGATTGACTATGCCCGTAAGACCGGTATTCGGGTTGGGCCGGGTCGTGGGTCAGCGGCAGGGTGTGCCGTGTCCTATTGCACGGGTATCACGAACCTTGACCCGTTAGCTCACGGCTTGCTGTTTGAACGGTTCTTAAACCCGGAACGGGTGTCCATGCCAGATATTGATATGGACTTTGACGAACGTCGCCGTGGGGACATGATTACCTATACCGCCAATAAGTATGGGGCTGACCATGTCGCGCAGATCGTGACGTACCAGACGATTAAAGCGAAACAAGCCATTAAGGATGCGGCCCGGGTCCTCGGGTTGCCTTATGCCTTTGGGGACAAGCTCGTCAAGATGTTCCCAACTGGCGACATCAATATCGCGTTAAATGATGCGATTGAACAAAGTGGGGAACTCAAGGAAGAGGAAGCGAATAGTCCCGATGCACGTCGTGTACTCGGTCTCGCCCGCGGGTTAGAAGGTTTGCGTCGTCAGCATTCGATTCACGCCGCTGGTGTGGTGATTGCAGACGAACCGATCACCGATGTGGTCCCAACCCTGAAAGTCAAGGGTGAAGGCGAAACAGTCACCCAATATGACGGTGGCCAGATTGAAGCACTTGGCCTGCTCAAAATGGATTTCTTGGGCCTACGTAACCTGACGGTGATTAGCGATGCCGTTGCCCATATTGAGGCCACCACAGGGCAAGTCATCGATCTTGATGAGCTGGACCTCAAAGACCCCAAGACCTATGCGCTTTTAGCGCGTGGTGATACGGACGGCGTGTTTCAGTTGGAATCTGCCGGGTACAAGGCGCTGTGCCGGTCAATGAAACCTGACCGATTTGGCGATATCACCGCCCTGGGTGCGCTGTACCGCCCTGGTCCCATGAGCGCCGATCTGCACAATGAGTACGCCCGACGCAAAAACGGGCTGAGTCCGGTGACCTATGCCCATGATGATTTGAGTGAGATTCTGGGTGAAAGCTATGGCCTGTTGATCTATCAAGAACAGGTGCAGTTGATCGCCCAAAAGATTGCCGGGTTTTCCTTGGGTCAGGCTGACGGTATTCGTAAAGCCATCGGGAAAAAACTCCTCGACAAGATGGCTGAAATTAAGGATTCCTTCCTGGAAGGAACGGTTAATAATGGCTATGAGCTATCTCTCGGCGAACGACTTTGGAATGAAATTGAAGGCTTTGCAAAATACGCATTCAACAAATCCCACTCAGCAGCCTACGGAGTCGTAACCTATCAAACTGCCTGGTTGAAAGCTAATTATCCCGTTCAATACATGGCAGCATTATTGACAAGTGTTAAGAATAATAAAGATAAATTACCTGCTGCTTTATATTCCACGAAAACGATGGGTATAGAGGTACTGGTTCCTGATATAAATGAATCGTTAGTAAACTTTTCACCAGTCGGAGATGGATCAACGAAACAGATTCGTTTTGGATTGAGTGCAGTTCGAAATGTTGGTGAACATGTTTGCGAGCAAATTATTGAAGAACGTGAAGCTAACGGCCCATTTGTAGATATCTATGACTTTGTTTCTCGAGTTGATACCGGGGTATTAAATAAGCGCCTTGTTGAGAGTTTGGCTCGGGCTGGAGCATTCGAATCCTTAGGGCATCCCCGCAAAGGTTTGGCGATGGTCATTGACCAGATTGTGGACGAGGCTTTGGCGACACGAAAGCGCGAGGATCAGGGGGAGTACAGCCTGTTTGACCTATTCGATGAAACGGCTGAAACGGCTGAAGATACACACGCCAATCGTGTGGATATTCCTCAGGTTGAATACGACCGAAATGACAAACTCGTGGCGGAAAAAGAGATGCTTGGGCTCTTTGTGTCCGATCATCCGCTCAAGGGGTACGAGCGGGTGTTAGAACCGCTTTCTACCGCGCCTATTCCCCAACTCATCGATGACGCCAGTCATCGGCGAGAACATGGGTCGAATGATCAAGCTAATGGACGAAATCGCTTTCAAGGAACGGAAGTGACGATTGCCGGATTATTGAGCGGAGTCACGAAGCGATTCACAAAGAAGGGTGACTCCTATGTGGTGGCCCAGATTGAGGACTTTGCCGGGCGCTTAGATATCACGTTCTTCCCGCAGGCCTACAATCGCTATGCCGACTTACTACACGATGACGCCATTGTGGTCATTAATGGGCGATTAAAAGATGAGGATCCACCACAAGTCATCGTAGATACGGTCACATCACCCGATTTAAGTGCGGTTGGGGCGGCACCGCTCACTATCCGATTACATCCTGGGCAGTGTGTACCTGAACTGCTTAATCGATTAAAAGAAATTTTAGAGTCATCGGCTGGTGCAACAAAAGTCTCTGTGATTATTGATGACCAAAAAGGAAGGGTAAGTAACCTTTATTTACCTGTTCAGTTACATATTGATCGAAGTACGGCCCTTGTGAGTGAACTTAAGGCCCTCTTGGGCCGTGAGGCAGTGGCCTAA
- the porA gene encoding pyruvate ferredoxin oxidoreductase, with amino-acid sequence MLEQIEGSQAIAKGVAACRPEVIAAYPISPQTHIVEALSAMVKSGDMTGCEYINVESEFGAMSASIGASAMGARSYTATASQGLLFMVEAVYNAAGLGLPIVMTVANRALGAPINIWNDHTDSMSQRDSGWLQLYAEDNQEAVDLHIQAFRIAEELSIPIMVCMDGFILTHAVEQVDIPTKEEVDNFLPPYEPRQVLDPENPVSIGAMVGPEAFTEVRYLAHHKQLKALELIEQTKEEFKSIFGRESGGLIREYMTEDADTIVVALGSVLGTIKDVVDQRRANGEKIGVLGIVSFRPFPQRRVREALAHAKTVIVLEKAFSVGIGGIVSSHVRSAVRGIGMDVYELIAGLGGRNITKTSLNTYFDAVAAHEADEQTFLDLDHELIDRELAREDQMRRSGPVAENLLRHVNERTEIAVAAELASHSE; translated from the coding sequence GTGTTGGAACAAATTGAAGGTAGTCAAGCAATTGCAAAAGGGGTAGCAGCCTGTCGACCTGAGGTGATCGCTGCCTACCCGATTAGTCCCCAAACCCACATCGTTGAAGCATTGAGCGCCATGGTGAAATCAGGCGACATGACCGGGTGTGAATACATCAATGTTGAATCTGAATTTGGGGCGATGAGTGCTTCTATTGGGGCAAGCGCCATGGGTGCACGCTCCTATACTGCTACGGCAAGCCAAGGATTATTATTCATGGTTGAAGCGGTGTATAACGCAGCCGGGCTTGGGCTACCGATCGTGATGACGGTAGCAAACCGCGCGTTAGGGGCTCCAATTAATATTTGGAATGACCATACTGATTCAATGAGTCAGCGTGACTCCGGGTGGTTACAGCTCTATGCCGAGGACAACCAAGAAGCGGTAGACCTGCATATTCAGGCGTTCCGTATCGCTGAGGAATTGTCCATTCCGATCATGGTTTGTATGGATGGGTTTATTTTGACCCATGCCGTAGAGCAGGTTGACATTCCCACAAAAGAAGAAGTTGACAACTTCTTACCTCCGTATGAGCCACGCCAAGTTCTCGACCCCGAGAATCCTGTATCTATCGGCGCCATGGTAGGGCCGGAGGCATTTACTGAGGTTCGCTATCTTGCCCACCATAAGCAGTTGAAAGCCCTTGAGCTCATTGAACAAACTAAAGAAGAGTTCAAATCGATCTTTGGACGTGAGTCTGGTGGCCTCATTCGCGAATACATGACTGAAGATGCCGACACGATTGTGGTTGCGCTTGGGTCAGTATTGGGAACAATCAAAGATGTTGTTGACCAGCGTCGTGCCAACGGCGAAAAGATCGGTGTGTTGGGCATCGTGAGCTTCCGCCCGTTCCCACAACGGCGAGTCCGTGAGGCGTTGGCCCATGCCAAGACCGTGATTGTGTTAGAGAAGGCGTTCAGTGTGGGTATTGGTGGCATCGTTTCATCCCATGTTCGCTCAGCGGTTCGCGGCATCGGTATGGACGTTTACGAACTGATAGCCGGGTTGGGGGGACGCAATATCACCAAGACGAGTTTGAATACCTACTTTGATGCCGTGGCAGCCCATGAAGCTGATGAACAAACCTTCTTGGACCTTGATCATGAGTTGATTGATCGTGAATTGGCACGAGAAGATCAAATGCGACGCTCAGGTCCTGTGGCAGAAAACTTGTTACGTCACGTCAATGAGCGCACCGAAATTGCTGTGGCCGCCGAATTAGCTAGCCACAGTGAATAG
- a CDS encoding flavodoxin produces MNILIVVESFFGNTREIAQVISSSLTELGHAVTLQEISDAPLTIADDIDVLVVGAPTHNRGMSTPQSRLKASEGQHSEEEQGVREWLTSLTFAGTPAIAAFDTVTSRSWINGSAAKKIAKVLSAHARGNKIAIKSFIVRSAAGPLAPTQTMEAQSWASSLVQ; encoded by the coding sequence ATGAATATCCTGATTGTTGTTGAATCTTTCTTTGGTAATACCCGCGAAATAGCCCAGGTTATTTCTTCAAGCCTTACTGAATTGGGTCATGCTGTAACGCTTCAAGAGATTAGTGATGCACCCTTGACGATCGCGGATGATATTGATGTCCTCGTCGTTGGGGCTCCCACCCATAACCGAGGTATGTCAACACCGCAGAGCCGGTTAAAAGCCTCTGAAGGGCAGCATAGTGAGGAAGAGCAGGGGGTTCGAGAATGGCTTACTTCTCTTACCTTCGCAGGTACTCCAGCTATTGCTGCCTTTGACACGGTGACCAGCCGAAGCTGGATAAATGGGTCTGCAGCAAAGAAGATCGCAAAGGTCCTCTCTGCACACGCACGAGGGAATAAAATCGCAATCAAGAGCTTCATTGTCCGTTCTGCTGCTGGCCCACTTGCACCTACCCAAACTATGGAAGCACAGTCTTGGGCATCATCTCTCGTCCAATAA
- a CDS encoding 2-oxoacid:acceptor oxidoreductase family protein, producing MTEVRIHGRGGQGVVTAADLLAYAAFKDGHHAQAFPSFGSERMGAPVVSYCRIEETAIRSREPVMEPDIIIVQDPTLLAIMNPFSGLRPGGYALVNSAKRLRTLGLSDLVDAFPPGHIRSMPATDMAKEYVGRPVPNAVLLGGMAALTNLVRLESVSAAIRDKFPGKVGEANVKAATAAYELVLSQKEPASVGTN from the coding sequence ATGACAGAGGTACGTATCCACGGAAGAGGTGGGCAAGGGGTCGTAACTGCGGCTGACCTCTTGGCCTACGCCGCATTTAAAGATGGGCACCACGCCCAGGCGTTTCCCAGCTTTGGGTCTGAACGCATGGGTGCTCCGGTTGTGTCGTATTGCCGCATTGAAGAAACGGCCATCCGATCACGCGAACCTGTGATGGAGCCCGACATCATCATCGTTCAAGATCCAACACTATTGGCAATCATGAACCCGTTTTCGGGGTTGAGGCCGGGTGGCTATGCACTTGTCAATAGCGCTAAGCGTCTTCGTACCCTCGGACTCAGTGACCTTGTAGACGCCTTCCCCCCAGGACATATCCGGTCGATGCCAGCCACTGATATGGCAAAGGAATACGTCGGTCGTCCTGTTCCTAACGCAGTGTTGTTAGGCGGGATGGCTGCACTCACTAACTTGGTCCGACTGGAAAGCGTAAGTGCTGCTATCAGAGACAAGTTCCCGGGCAAGGTAGGCGAGGCGAACGTGAAGGCGGCTACCGCCGCATACGAACTTGTATTAAGCCAAAAGGAGCCGGCCAGTGTTGGAACAAATTGA